The following coding sequences are from one Triticum aestivum cultivar Chinese Spring chromosome 5A, IWGSC CS RefSeq v2.1, whole genome shotgun sequence window:
- the LOC123103157 gene encoding uncharacterized protein: protein MDFLLCVCLLQLLFLRSSPVAAQQPTPSPARALDAMLQEYAYRALVRPRTGIVYNATVPGNLTGVSVSALRLRSGSLRRKGLSQYFQFGLPTGVIAQPRVERMLLVYHNLGNWSQHYYPPPPGYTYLSPVLGLLAYDAANLSAVGLPELNIVASGSPILVHFSNVRAAPAGRPAPRSRCVWFDLDGVPQFRDQEASNVCATYRQGHFSIVVNSSEVAPAPLPPGAIAPPIPAAGGPTKGGSQAWKVAVGVVGGAIALGLLSSALLCLVRHKRAKKLEVMERNSEVGETLRMAQVGRAQAPVALWTRTKPVIESEYAA, encoded by the coding sequence ATGGATTTCCTATTATGCGTCTGCCTCCTCCAACTGCTGTTCTTGCGCTCTTCTCCGGTGGCGGCGCAGCAGCCGACGCCGTCGCCGGCTAGGGCCCTGGACGCAATGCTGCAGGAGTACGCGTACCGGGCCCTCGTCCGGCCGCGCACCGGCATCGTCTACAATGCCACCGTCCCCGGCAACCTCACCGGCGTCTCGGTGTCCGCGCTCCGCCTGCGCAGCGGCAGCCTCCGGAGGAAAGGTTTGTCCCAGTACTTTCAGTTCGGCCTGCCCACCGGCGTCATTGCGCAGCCGCGCGTGGAGAGGATGCTGCTCGTGTACCACAACCTGGGCAATTGGTCGCAGCACTACTACCCGCCTCCCCCCGGCTACACCTACCTCTCGCCGGTGCTTGGACTGCTAGCCTATGATGCTGCCAACCTTTCGGCAGTGGGGTTGCCGGAGCTGAACATCGTCGCGTCAGGAAGCCCGATTCTTGTACATTTCAGCAATGTCAGGGCGGCGCCGGCAGGCCGCCCAGCACCACGGTCACGGTGTGTGTGGTTCGACTTGGATGGTGTGCCGCAGTTCCGGGACCAAGAGGCAAGCAACGTGTGTGCTACGTATCGCCAAGGGCACTTCTCGATAGTGGTGAACTCCAGTGAGGTTGCTCCTGCTCCATTGCCACCAGGCGCAATTGCCCCGCCGATACCGGCTGCCGGAGGTCCTACCAAGGGGGGCTCGCAAGCTTGGAAGGTTGCCGTTGGCGTGGTTGGGGGCGCCATAGCATTGGGGCTGTTATCTTCAGCTCTTCTGTGTCTGGTGAGGCATAAAAGGGCCAAGAAGTTGGAGGTGATGGAGCGGAATTCAGAGGTTGGGGAGACATTGCGCATGGCGCAGGTTGGGCGGGCGCAAGCACCTGTAGCGCTGTGGACACGAACAAAACCGGTGATCGAGAGCGAGTATGCTGCATAG